A genomic segment from Chiroxiphia lanceolata isolate bChiLan1 chromosome 27, bChiLan1.pri, whole genome shotgun sequence encodes:
- the FSTL3 gene encoding follistatin-related protein 3, with amino-acid sequence MPLRLALCLLALCSPAAAHGGICWLQQGKEAKCTMILKTGVTWEECCANGNVDVAWSNYTYPGNKISLLGFLGLVTCHPCKESCEGVVCGPDKVCKMKHGRPQCACAPDCSSLPRKLQVCGSDGYTYRDECDLLTAKCRDHPDLEVMYQGKCKKSCSSVVCPGTHTCVVDQTGSAHCVMCRTAPCPEPTSLDHALCGNNNVTYPSACHLRRATCHRGRSIGVRHYGSCSAAAKFSAETDSVEENYV; translated from the exons atGCCGCTGCGGCTGGCGCTCTGCCTGCTGGCGCTCTGCAGCCCCGCCGCCGCGCACG GTGGTATCTGCTGGttgcagcaggggaaggaggcCAAGTGCACCATGATCCTGAAGACGGGTGTGACATGGGAGGAATGCTGTGCCAACGGCAATGTGGACGTGGCCTGGTCTAACTACACCTACCCAGGCAACAAGATCAGCCTGCTGGGCTTCCTGGGGCTGGTGACATGCCACCCCTGCAAAG AGAGCTGTGAGGGGGTGGTGTGCGGCCCCGACAAGGTCTGCAAGATGAAACACGGGCGTCCCCAGTGTGCCTGTGCCCCAGACTGCTCCAGCCTGCCCCGCAAGCTGCAGGTCTGCGGTTCTGATGGCTACACCTACCGGGACGAGTGCGACCTGCTGACGGCCAAGTGCAGAGACCACCCCGACCTCGAAGTGATGTACCAGGGCAAATGCAAAA AGTCCTGCTCCAGCGTGGTGTGCCCTGGCACCCACACCTGCGTGGTGGACCAGACGGGCAGTGCCCACTGCGTGATGTGCCGGACggctccctgccctgagcccacCAGCCTGGACCACGCCCTCTGCGGCAACAACAACGTCACCTACCCCTCAGCGTGCCACCTGCGGCGGGCCACCTGCCACCGCGGCCGCTCCATCGGCGTGCGCCACTACGGGAGCTGCTcag cCGCGGCCAAATTCTCCGCGGAGACGGACAGCGTGGAAGAGAACTATGTGTGA